In a genomic window of Bordetella petrii:
- a CDS encoding cupredoxin domain-containing protein: protein MSKVINRVRLIAAVGAAVISFGALAAGSHGSEHGSNHSGGHETAAPIGKAGNASKVSRTIDVVMTDAMRFTPDRIDVKAGETVRFRVTNSGKIRHEMVLGTEADLSGHYQMMLKDPGMRHEEANSVSLEAGKTGEIVWQFDKAGHVAFACLEPGHYPAGMKGAVSVK, encoded by the coding sequence ATGAGCAAAGTGATCAATCGCGTTCGCCTAATTGCTGCGGTTGGTGCCGCGGTAATTTCGTTTGGTGCTCTAGCTGCGGGTTCGCACGGAAGTGAGCATGGTAGCAACCATAGCGGTGGTCACGAGACAGCTGCTCCGATTGGTAAGGCTGGCAACGCATCCAAAGTGTCTCGCACCATCGATGTCGTCATGACAGACGCCATGCGGTTCACACCGGACCGTATTGACGTTAAAGCCGGCGAAACGGTGCGTTTTAGGGTTACTAACTCGGGCAAGATCCGTCACGAAATGGTGCTGGGTACTGAGGCTGACCTGAGTGGCCATTATCAAATGATGCTGAAGGATCCAGGTATGCGCCACGAAGAGGCGAATTCCGTCTCTCTGGAGGCTGGCAAGACCGGCGAAATCGTCTGGCAATTCGATAAGGCGGGTCACGTGGCGTTCGCATGTCTTGAGCCGGGGCATTATCCCGCGGGCATGAAGGGGGCCG
- a CDS encoding heavy metal sensor histidine kinase, which produces MRLLPTNSIQVRLTLLLGLIALVVSTVAGCTLFLALKREVQRQEMTEVSGKLELIDHMVDMQTEPSQYDGLRQTLDGILVGHTNLRVWIIRPNGEVFYGAEAPQITRVFSDGEVSLQTQDGLHMRGMQAALDGKLFPQGQLLVAVNVRPSAEFLYAFATALVLICIIWIGVTVILSAWAVRRSLAPIRRLSARAAQIGPDNLKVRLPEGGIDRELREFTHTFNKMLARVQAAYQQMEGFNADVAHELRTPLATLINGTEVTLSSERSIEELRDVMASNLEELHGLKALINDMLFLARADGGETARDLRPVMVRDEIDQVVEYYEAALEEAGVRLVVDGNVQVHANSRLLRRAIANLVSNAIKATPNGQTILARCAQDDQFVEISLRNPGTPIHRDALPRIFDRFFRADDARSGRADGHGLGLAIVSAIARMHGGAAFAKSDNHGSEVGFTIQRDQDITKK; this is translated from the coding sequence ATGAGGTTACTTCCAACGAATTCTATTCAGGTCCGCCTCACTCTTTTGTTAGGTTTGATTGCGCTCGTGGTGTCCACGGTGGCAGGCTGCACATTGTTCCTGGCGTTAAAGCGTGAGGTTCAACGCCAGGAGATGACGGAAGTTTCGGGAAAGCTCGAGCTTATCGACCACATGGTGGATATGCAGACGGAGCCGTCGCAGTACGATGGCTTGCGTCAGACGCTTGACGGTATTCTCGTCGGGCACACCAATCTCCGGGTGTGGATCATACGGCCCAATGGTGAAGTTTTCTACGGTGCCGAGGCACCGCAGATCACTCGAGTATTTTCCGATGGCGAAGTGTCTCTTCAAACGCAAGATGGATTGCATATGCGCGGAATGCAGGCTGCCCTTGACGGAAAGCTCTTTCCGCAAGGTCAGCTCCTTGTCGCTGTCAATGTGCGTCCCAGTGCGGAGTTCCTTTATGCCTTCGCTACAGCTTTAGTGCTGATATGCATCATTTGGATAGGTGTGACGGTGATACTGTCAGCTTGGGCGGTTCGACGATCCCTTGCCCCTATCCGTCGGCTGTCCGCCCGCGCGGCCCAGATCGGGCCTGATAATTTAAAGGTGCGGTTGCCAGAGGGTGGGATCGATCGTGAATTGAGAGAATTCACGCACACGTTCAACAAAATGTTGGCACGTGTCCAGGCTGCTTATCAGCAGATGGAGGGGTTCAACGCTGACGTAGCGCATGAATTGCGCACCCCGCTGGCCACGTTGATCAACGGGACAGAAGTTACTCTTTCTTCGGAGCGTTCCATTGAGGAATTGCGCGATGTGATGGCATCCAACCTGGAGGAGCTTCACGGCCTGAAGGCGCTCATTAACGACATGCTGTTTCTCGCGCGTGCCGATGGTGGCGAGACTGCCCGCGACCTCCGGCCCGTGATGGTTCGCGATGAGATAGATCAGGTGGTTGAATACTACGAGGCGGCTTTGGAAGAGGCCGGGGTGCGCTTAGTGGTTGATGGAAATGTGCAAGTACACGCAAACTCACGCTTGTTAAGACGAGCCATTGCAAATCTCGTGAGCAATGCGATAAAAGCTACGCCAAATGGTCAGACGATACTTGCTCGTTGCGCACAAGACGATCAGTTCGTCGAAATCAGCCTCAGGAATCCAGGGACACCGATTCACCGGGATGCGCTACCCAGAATCTTCGATAGATTCTTTCGCGCGGATGACGCTCGCAGTGGACGGGCAGACGGACACGGCTTGGGGCTCGCAATCGTTAGCGCAATTGCCCGGATGCATGGCGGTGCCGCGTTTGCGAAATCGGATAATCACGGTTCAGAAGTGGGTTTTACAATTCAACGCGATCAGGACATTACAAAAAAGTAA
- a CDS encoding heavy metal response regulator transcription factor — protein sequence MRILVIEDERKLAHYLQKGLTEHNYVVDIASNGVDGRHAALEGNYDLVVLDVMLPGIDGFWILKDLRETKDTPVLMLTARDKVEDRVRGLENGADDYLVKPFAFSELLARIQALLRRGRGQESTLLKLGDLELDLARRKAHRAGMRLDLTAKEFTLLALLLRRQGQVLSRTMLAEQVWDMNFDSDTNAIEVAVRRLRAKIDDPFDRRLLHTVRGMGYVLEERGE from the coding sequence ATGCGAATTCTGGTCATCGAAGACGAGCGTAAGCTGGCACACTATCTGCAAAAGGGTTTGACGGAACATAACTACGTCGTGGACATCGCAAGCAACGGAGTCGACGGCCGGCACGCCGCCCTGGAGGGCAATTACGATCTCGTCGTGCTCGATGTCATGCTGCCAGGAATCGACGGATTTTGGATTCTGAAGGACTTGCGTGAAACCAAGGACACTCCCGTTCTCATGCTCACTGCGCGAGACAAAGTGGAGGATAGGGTGCGGGGCCTTGAGAACGGAGCTGACGATTATTTGGTGAAGCCGTTTGCGTTTTCTGAGTTACTGGCGCGTATCCAGGCATTGCTTCGGCGAGGCCGCGGCCAGGAATCAACGCTGCTTAAACTGGGCGATCTCGAGTTGGACCTTGCTCGGCGAAAGGCGCATCGCGCGGGTATGCGACTGGACTTGACGGCGAAGGAGTTCACGCTGCTTGCGCTTTTATTGCGCCGGCAGGGGCAAGTTCTGTCCAGAACGATGTTGGCTGAACAAGTTTGGGATATGAACTTCGATAGCGACACGAATGCGATTGAAGTCGCTGTGCGACGCTTGCGAGCTAAGATCGACGACCCTTTTGACAGGAGGCTTTTGCATACGGTACGTGGTATGGGTTATGTGTTAGAGGAACGCGGTGAATGA
- a CDS encoding DUF4148 domain-containing protein — protein MKRISCAIVAAAISFGAIGIVHAETKTRAQVRAELQEAKAKGLVTYGEQEYPAPAVYTSGKTSEQVKDELQQARAAGLITDGEQQYPPQVPVSSSKTRSQVLAELKDAKAAGLVSYGDLDYPPTLTN, from the coding sequence ATGAAACGCATTTCGTGCGCCATTGTCGCAGCAGCTATTTCTTTCGGTGCGATTGGCATCGTTCATGCTGAGACCAAGACTCGCGCCCAAGTCCGTGCCGAGCTGCAGGAAGCGAAAGCTAAAGGTCTGGTTACGTATGGAGAGCAGGAATACCCGGCGCCCGCCGTGTACACCAGCGGCAAAACCAGTGAGCAGGTGAAAGATGAACTGCAACAGGCTAGAGCCGCCGGCTTGATCACTGACGGTGAGCAACAGTACCCGCCGCAAGTTCCCGTCAGCAGCAGCAAGACGCGCTCACAGGTGCTCGCAGAACTGAAGGATGCTAAGGCTGCGGGCCTGGTTTCCTATGGCGACTTGGATTACCCGCCTACGCTCACCAACTGA
- a CDS encoding glycosyltransferase: MKILYTNFHRADGGGHTTYIISLVRALKEAHEIVVSAPLTSRLHQTLLSLSDVRVVNHDFRGGLLKCVRDARRFRAFLRSERFDIVHVNGSADHRLCMLAVAGMGVDRPAIVYTQHNDRDVNRLGTLIRARFGTTRVICVCAHSRRKLEQSPFNRCGLTTVYNGVDVDRFSPPPASDVRHYRKRWIEPRRSGRLVVGSNAGTADYKRWLDMVEGAALLPKHLRDQIIILIAGVPPSEDQVSKVEQLGMMDHVIFVGLLDDVRPFIATLDVGFVLSSEVETISFACREMMAMGVPVIVSDSGGLSENVEPYCDGWVVPACNPRSVSLAIASILTNRQSLIPMRHAARKKAVSEFSLTRFVSDTQDVYLATK; the protein is encoded by the coding sequence ATGAAGATCCTATACACCAACTTCCATAGGGCTGACGGAGGAGGGCACACAACATACATCATCTCTTTAGTGAGGGCATTGAAAGAAGCACATGAAATCGTAGTTTCCGCTCCATTGACAAGCCGTCTGCATCAGACGCTACTGTCGCTCTCCGATGTTAGGGTAGTCAATCATGACTTTCGAGGTGGGTTGCTGAAATGCGTACGCGATGCGCGCCGCTTCAGAGCATTCCTGCGTAGCGAGCGATTCGACATCGTTCATGTCAATGGTTCCGCAGACCATCGACTGTGCATGTTGGCGGTCGCAGGAATGGGTGTCGATCGGCCCGCAATTGTCTATACGCAGCACAACGACAGAGACGTCAATCGATTAGGCACACTCATCCGAGCGCGTTTCGGTACCACGCGCGTGATTTGCGTGTGCGCCCACAGTAGACGAAAACTGGAACAAAGCCCATTCAACCGATGCGGACTTACTACTGTTTACAACGGCGTCGACGTTGACCGATTCTCCCCCCCGCCCGCCTCTGACGTCAGGCACTATCGCAAACGCTGGATCGAGCCGCGACGGTCTGGCCGTTTGGTGGTTGGAAGCAATGCCGGCACGGCTGATTACAAGCGTTGGCTCGATATGGTAGAGGGTGCGGCATTATTGCCGAAGCATCTTCGCGATCAGATTATAATTTTGATCGCCGGCGTACCGCCCTCGGAAGACCAAGTATCCAAAGTCGAACAACTCGGCATGATGGACCATGTAATCTTCGTCGGCCTGCTCGACGACGTTCGACCATTCATTGCAACACTGGACGTCGGGTTCGTACTTTCATCGGAGGTCGAGACCATATCGTTCGCCTGTCGCGAGATGATGGCAATGGGCGTTCCCGTTATCGTCAGTGATTCGGGTGGACTTTCGGAAAACGTGGAACCTTACTGTGATGGCTGGGTGGTTCCTGCGTGCAATCCGCGTTCCGTTTCACTTGCCATAGCGAGCATCTTGACGAACCGCCAAAGCCTGATTCCCATGCGGCATGCTGCGAGAAAGAAGGCAGTCTCCGAATTCTCACTTACACGGTTTGTGTCCGACACACAAGATGTATACCTAGCAACAAAGTAG
- a CDS encoding DUF4148 domain-containing protein, whose product MKNFLKYLPLGLALISMQSAIAGSASTSEKSAFAQDAELSRAEVQADLAIWKRAGMDKFWRGNQTPNTFSREYRMAQAEYQRMRNGTEYQQELQRRTQ is encoded by the coding sequence GTGAAGAATTTTTTGAAGTATCTACCCCTGGGACTGGCGTTGATTTCTATGCAATCGGCCATCGCAGGTTCAGCATCGACGTCGGAGAAATCCGCATTCGCACAAGATGCAGAACTCTCCCGTGCAGAGGTGCAGGCCGATTTGGCTATCTGGAAGCGAGCTGGCATGGACAAGTTCTGGCGAGGGAATCAGACTCCAAACACATTCAGCCGGGAATACCGAATGGCTCAGGCCGAATATCAACGGATGCGAAATGGCACGGAGTATCAGCAGGAACTACAACGTCGGACACAATGA
- a CDS encoding cation transporter, translating into MSASTEQPSTDERRTLWIVLILNAAIAAAFFISGVTADSSALIANGVDNLSDTAVYALGLIALSRGSLWKQRAAMASGVMLLVFAVGILLDVGRRYFQGSEPIGPTMMIMSLVGGGVNFYCLRLLHRLENPDVNLRAATTFSLNDFISNGGILLSGVLVFWLNSNWPDLLVGLATTLIAIKGGVDILRDVKTDIRRNNGYGTK; encoded by the coding sequence ATGAGCGCCTCGACTGAACAGCCATCAACCGACGAGCGTCGAACGTTATGGATCGTGCTGATTCTCAACGCAGCTATTGCGGCGGCGTTTTTCATAAGCGGGGTAACCGCGGATTCAAGTGCGTTGATTGCGAACGGTGTCGACAACCTTTCTGACACAGCCGTCTACGCTCTCGGGCTGATAGCGTTGAGCCGCGGGAGCTTGTGGAAGCAGCGCGCGGCGATGGCATCGGGCGTGATGTTACTTGTTTTTGCTGTAGGGATATTGCTGGATGTGGGACGCCGCTATTTTCAGGGTAGCGAGCCAATCGGGCCGACAATGATGATCATGTCGCTTGTTGGCGGAGGAGTCAATTTCTATTGCTTGCGTCTTCTGCATCGGCTGGAGAATCCTGATGTCAATTTGCGAGCGGCAACGACATTCAGCCTTAACGATTTTATATCTAATGGTGGAATTTTGTTGTCTGGCGTACTGGTCTTTTGGCTGAACAGCAACTGGCCTGATCTTCTAGTTGGGCTGGCGACAACGTTAATCGCCATCAAGGGTGGCGTTGACATATTGCGCGATGTCAAAACAGATATCCGAAGGAATAATGGCTATGGCACGAAATAA
- a CDS encoding ChbG/HpnK family deacetylase translates to MALRTLIGRVYSGRLERAWVDNQLLRQFDTFEKTLGRPPDYIDGHQHVHQLPGVLPRLLCILRERYRGRRKPWLRYTAPGLLTGIPILDSAKAHLIGALGADEVARAARCEGWPINRRMLGIYRFQGGERRYARLLHHWLNNARDGDLLICHPGLPIADDMSAAQRLAEYEVLARPELGDWMRLSGVRIAKRPIR, encoded by the coding sequence TTGGCACTACGCACACTTATAGGCCGTGTCTATTCTGGTCGTCTTGAGAGAGCATGGGTCGACAACCAGCTCCTGCGTCAATTTGATACTTTTGAGAAGACACTGGGACGGCCTCCAGACTATATCGATGGCCATCAACATGTTCATCAGTTGCCCGGCGTCCTACCACGATTGCTTTGCATATTGCGCGAACGCTACCGTGGGCGCCGGAAGCCCTGGCTGCGATATACCGCTCCCGGACTGTTGACGGGAATCCCTATTCTCGATTCCGCCAAAGCCCACTTAATTGGAGCTCTGGGCGCGGACGAGGTGGCGCGGGCCGCTCGATGCGAAGGTTGGCCTATCAATCGGCGTATGCTTGGAATCTACAGATTTCAAGGAGGCGAACGTCGTTATGCTAGGCTATTGCATCATTGGTTGAACAATGCGCGAGATGGCGATCTTTTGATTTGCCATCCTGGCTTACCGATTGCGGACGATATGTCGGCAGCCCAACGCCTGGCCGAGTATGAGGTATTGGCACGTCCGGAACTGGGCGACTGGATGCGTTTGAGCGGGGTGAGAATAGCAAAGCGGCCGATTCGTTAA